The region CCAAATATCAAATGGTAGCATCTCTACCTTTGAAAAAGGGTGAGAAACACTACCTTCAATATTCATAGTAATAGCTGTTACTTTTTTTATGGAATAACTAAATATAAAAGCCTCTATATCTTCCATCTTTTTAAAAAGTCTTCTTTCATCCGCAAATGGTTTACACAATATAACTTCATCTCTTGATGGTATATAAAAATCTATACCATCATCATAAAAACACTCAATGCCTGATTTTAAAAGTTCTAAATAAACCATATTTTCAAAAAGTCTGCCAAAGTGTTTATCAAGAGATAAGGCAGATTTTAAAGAGATGTCGCATAAATAAATCTTTTTTGTAGCTTTTGGATGATTGTTTTTTTCCAATAAATGTATATAGTTTTTACTACATAAACTTTCATAAGATTTATAAAGTTTGTCCTTAGAGATTTTGTTTGTTTGTTTCAATCTTTCATATATGGAATAGGGCGAAAGTTTTTGAGCCATCATTTTTGCACAAAATGCTAGTATATCAAACTCCATACTTTCTAAGCTATATTGTAGTGCTCTTTGTATAAATATACTTCTTTCATCACTATTTACTTTATGCATAGATGCAAATCCGCCAAGTTGAAAAAAGTGATTTAGAGCAGTTGAGTCATATTTATGCTCATAAGCTAAAAACTCTTCATAATCAAGTGGATAGAGTTGTAAAGTAGTTAAAAAATCTATATCAAAATGTTCTTCGCAACATATGATAAGTTGAGATACATTTGGTGTTTTTATATTTTCTTTGTAATTATCTAGTACTAAAGTGTCTATTTTATTGTGATTGCAAAATTTACTAAGAGTTTTGTTTAGCTTATCTACATCAATTCTTGTGTCATCACAATCTATATAGAGATAAGTGTTTTTTTTAAGACTAAGTAGATAGTTCTTAACAAGTTTAGATTTTCCGCTTTGTGTTATGCCATTTATTTGATAACTTAAATCTTCTAAATAAACTTTTCTAAAGTGAAATTTATCTAAATTTATATCAATTTTATATAGTTCTTGTAATAATATTTCCATAAAGCAATTTTACCATTTCCTTTTTAAAAGGAAATAAATTTTATAAAATTTCATTTTTTAAGCCCTAAAACCTTGAATATCACTGCTCATTTGGATACAATTCCGCTCCCTTAATAGTTAGCATTTAAAGACAAATGTCGCTAACGAGTTCTTTAGAAGGAAAAACATGGAAAAAATTCGTTTAAAATTGAAAGCTTATGATCATCGTGTACTTGATAGATCAGTAGCGTCAATAGTTGAGGCTGTAAAGCGTACAGGTGCCGTAATATGTGGACCAATCCCTTTACCAACAAAGATTCGTAAATATACTGTTTTAAAATCAGTTCACGTTAACAAAAAAGCTCGTGAGCAATTTGAAATTCGTATGCACGCTAGAGTTATAGACATTGTTTCTGCAACACCAGAGACTGTTGATTCTCTAATGAAACTTGATCTTGCACCAGAGGTAGACGTAGAAGTACGTTCTATGGACAAGTAAGGAGTAGGTCGTGGAATATATTGTTGAAAAAATCGGTATGAGCCGTACAATCACAGTACCAAGTAAACCAGTTACTCTTTTAAGAGTTCTAGATGCTAAAGTATGTGAAGTAAATGAAGGCGTCGCTATTGTAGCTTACAACAGCGGTAAAAAAATGAATAAAGCAATAGAAGGTCAGCAAAAGAAATATAGCCTTTCATCTGAGTTTAATCGTTTTGTTACTTTAGAAGTAACAAATACTGAAGCTGGTGATTTAGATTTAGCACCTTTAGCAGAGGCTAAAGTTTTAAAATCTATTTTTACTACTAAAGGTCGCGGTTTTTCTGGAGCAATGAAACGTTGGAATTTCTCTGGTGGTCCTGCATCTCACGGTCATAGATTTGGTCGTAGAACAGGTTCAATCGGTAATGCAGAGTGGCCAGGTCGTGTAATGAAAGGGCGTAAAATGCCTGGACAATACGGAAATACACAAAATAGTGTTAAAAATGAAATCGTTTCTTACGATGCTGAAAATGGTGTAATCGCTGTTTTAGGTTCAGTATCTGGAGCAAATGGTTCTTTAGGTCGTGTAAAGGTAGCTAAATAATGAGCGCAATCGTTTTAAATGATAAAATGGAAAAAGCATCTGAGTTAGCATTACCAGAGAGTTTTTCTGGTATCAATCCTCACAACTTATATCTGTATGTTAAGTCAGCTCAAGCTGCTCAACGTGCAAACAACGCTACTACAAAAGGTAGAAGTGAAGTTAGAGGTGGTGGTAAGAAACCATGGGCTCAAAAAGGTGGCGGACGTGCTCGTGCTGGTTCACGTCGTTCTCCAGTATTTGTGGGTGGTGGTAAAGCATTTGGTTCTAGTAACAATCGTAACTATGACCTTAAAGTTAATAAAAAGCAAAAAAAACTTGCTCTTAACTTTGCTCTAGCTGAGCATGCGAATAACGGTAGTTTGTTCATTGTTGATAGCATTGAAATTGCATCTGGTAAAACTAAAGATGCTTCTGCAATGTTTAAAGCTTTAAACCAAAGAGATACTCTTTTTGTTAAAACTTTATTAGATGAGAAAACATTCCTAGCGTTTGAAAATCTTCACCAAACTTATGTTGTTGAAGCAAATGAATTAAATGCATATTTAGCTGCTAACTATCGCTCAATCGTGATAGAAAAAGCTGTATGGGAAAATCTTGTAGGTGAGGCTAAGTAATGGCAGATATTACAGATATTAAATCTATACTATATACAGAAAAGACTTTAGGCATGCAAGAAGACAATGTTATCGTTGTATCAACTTCTCCACGTATGACTAAAACAGGTCTTAAAGAGGTTTTTCGTGAGTATTTTGGAATTGTTCCATCAAACATTAACTCACTAAATCAAAGCGGAAAAGTTAAGCGTTTCCGTGGTGTTGCTGGTAAACAAAATGACTTTAAAAAGTTTTATGTTAAGTTACCAGAGGGTGCACAAATAGAAAGTTTGGCGGTATAAGATGGCAATTAAAACTTATAGACCGATAACTCCGTCTCGTCGTTTTTATACGAATGTCGATAGTTCTGATATCACTGCTAAAGCAAGTGTTCGTTCATTACTTGTTAAACTACCTACTCATGCAGGTCGTAACTCTAATGGTCGTATCACTTCTCGTCATAGACAAGCTGGTGCTAAAAAACTATATCGTATTGTGGATTTCAAAAGAAATAAATTTGACATTCCTGCAACTGTAAGTGCTATTGAGTACGATCCATATCGTAACTGTCGTATAGCACTTGTAACTTATGCTGATGGTGAAAAGAGATATATTCTTCAACCAAAAGGTTTAAATGTTGGTGATGTTGTTGCTTCTGCTGAAGGTGGTTTAGATGTTAAACCAGGTAACACTATGAAATTAAAAAATATCCCTGTTGGTACATTGATACACAACATTGAGCTTAAAACTGGTAAAGGCGGACAAATGGTTCGTTCTGCTGGAACTTCAGCTCAAATTATGGGTCGTGATGGCAAGTATGTTTCACTTCGTATGCCTTCATCTGAAATGCGTTTAGTATTAGGCGAATGTCTAGCTACTATCGGTTCAGTTGGTAACGAAGAGTTTGGTAACATTGTTATAGCAAAAGCTGGTCGTCAACGTCACTTAGGTATTCGTCCTCAAACTCGTGGTTCTGCGATGAACCCTATTGATCACCCGCATGGTGGTGGTGAAGGTAAAACGAATTCAGGTCGTCATCCAGTTACTCCATGGGGTAAACCAACGAAGGGTGCTAAAACTCGTCGTAAGAAAGCAAGTGATAATTTAATTATTACTCGTCGTAAACCAAATGCAAAAAGGGTAGGCTAATGGCTCGTTCAGTAAAAAAAGGTCCATTTGTTGATAATCATTTAATGAAAAAAGTTGAAACAGCTAGAGCTGAAGGAAACAAAAAACCTATTAAAACTTGGTCAAGAAGATCTATGGTCGTTCCTGCAATGGTTGGTTTTACAATAAATGTACACAACGGACGTCAATTTGTTCCTGTTCATATTTCAGAGAATCATATTGGTTATAAACTTGGTGAATTTGCACCAACTCGTACATTCAAGGGCCATAAGGGCTCTGTTCAGAAGAAGGCGTAATCATGGCTAGAGCATTATTAAAGTTTATCCGTGTGTCTCCAATCAAATCTCGTCTTATAGCGAGAGAAGTTCAAGGTATGAATGCTGAAGAAGCACTAGCAGCTTTAGAGTTTACTCCAAATAAAGCAGCTAAAATCATTGCTAAAGTAATTGCATCTGCGGTTGCTAACAGTGGAAGTGAAGCTGAAGATTGTACTATTACATCATGTCGTGTTGATAATGGTCCAGTTCTTAAACGTTTCCGTCCACGTGCACGTGGTATGGCATCGGGAATCCGTAAGCCAACAGCACATATCTTAGTAGAAGTAGAGGGTAAATAATATGGGTCAAAAAGTTAATCCTATTGGTTTACGTCTTGGTATCAACCGTAATTGGGAGAGCCGTTGGTTCCCTAATTTTAAAACTGCACCAGCAGCTTTAGGTGAAGATCACAAGATTCGTACATTTTTGAAGAAAGAACTTTACTATGCTGGTGTTGCGAACATCATTATAGAAAGAACAATTAAGAGACTTCGTGTAACTATCGTTGCAGCTCGCCCTGGTATCATTATTGGTAAAAAAGGTGCGGACATTGAGAAACTTAAAGATTCACTTCAAAAATTAATTGGTAAAACAGTTTCTGTAAACATCAAAGAAGAGAAAAAAGCTCAAACTTCATCTCAACTTGTTGCTGAAAATGTAGCTACTCAATTAGAGCGTCGTGTTGCTTTTAGACGTGCTATGAAAAAAGTTATGCAAGGTGCACAACGTTCAGGTGCTAAAGGTATTAAAGTTTCTGTTTCTGGTCGTTTAGGCGGTGCAGAGATGGCTCGTACTGAGTGGTACTTAGAAGGACGTGTTCCTCTTCATACACTTCGTGCTAAAATTGATTACGGTTTTGCAGAAGCTCATACTACTTATGGAATCATAGGTGTTAAAGTATGGATTTTCAAAGGTGAGGTACTTACTAAAGGTATCCCTGCTGAAGCTAAAGAAGAAGAAAAAAAAGAGCGTCCACGTAAACGTGCTCCAAGACGCGAAAATAATGAAAAGGCTGAATAATTATGTTAATGCCTAAAAGAACAAAATATCGTAAAGTAATGAAAGGTCGTAACCGTGGTTACGC is a window of uncultured Sulfurimonas sp. DNA encoding:
- the rpsS gene encoding 30S ribosomal protein S19, with the protein product MARSVKKGPFVDNHLMKKVETARAEGNKKPIKTWSRRSMVVPAMVGFTINVHNGRQFVPVHISENHIGYKLGEFAPTRTFKGHKGSVQKKA
- the rplB gene encoding 50S ribosomal protein L2: MAIKTYRPITPSRRFYTNVDSSDITAKASVRSLLVKLPTHAGRNSNGRITSRHRQAGAKKLYRIVDFKRNKFDIPATVSAIEYDPYRNCRIALVTYADGEKRYILQPKGLNVGDVVASAEGGLDVKPGNTMKLKNIPVGTLIHNIELKTGKGGQMVRSAGTSAQIMGRDGKYVSLRMPSSEMRLVLGECLATIGSVGNEEFGNIVIAKAGRQRHLGIRPQTRGSAMNPIDHPHGGGEGKTNSGRHPVTPWGKPTKGAKTRRKKASDNLIITRRKPNAKRVG
- the rplD gene encoding 50S ribosomal protein L4, which translates into the protein MSAIVLNDKMEKASELALPESFSGINPHNLYLYVKSAQAAQRANNATTKGRSEVRGGGKKPWAQKGGGRARAGSRRSPVFVGGGKAFGSSNNRNYDLKVNKKQKKLALNFALAEHANNGSLFIVDSIEIASGKTKDASAMFKALNQRDTLFVKTLLDEKTFLAFENLHQTYVVEANELNAYLAANYRSIVIEKAVWENLVGEAK
- the rplV gene encoding 50S ribosomal protein L22, which translates into the protein MARALLKFIRVSPIKSRLIAREVQGMNAEEALAALEFTPNKAAKIIAKVIASAVANSGSEAEDCTITSCRVDNGPVLKRFRPRARGMASGIRKPTAHILVEVEGK
- the rpsC gene encoding 30S ribosomal protein S3; this encodes MGQKVNPIGLRLGINRNWESRWFPNFKTAPAALGEDHKIRTFLKKELYYAGVANIIIERTIKRLRVTIVAARPGIIIGKKGADIEKLKDSLQKLIGKTVSVNIKEEKKAQTSSQLVAENVATQLERRVAFRRAMKKVMQGAQRSGAKGIKVSVSGRLGGAEMARTEWYLEGRVPLHTLRAKIDYGFAEAHTTYGIIGVKVWIFKGEVLTKGIPAEAKEEEKKERPRKRAPRRENNEKAE
- the rplC gene encoding 50S ribosomal protein L3, producing MEYIVEKIGMSRTITVPSKPVTLLRVLDAKVCEVNEGVAIVAYNSGKKMNKAIEGQQKKYSLSSEFNRFVTLEVTNTEAGDLDLAPLAEAKVLKSIFTTKGRGFSGAMKRWNFSGGPASHGHRFGRRTGSIGNAEWPGRVMKGRKMPGQYGNTQNSVKNEIVSYDAENGVIAVLGSVSGANGSLGRVKVAK
- the rpsJ gene encoding 30S ribosomal protein S10 codes for the protein MEKIRLKLKAYDHRVLDRSVASIVEAVKRTGAVICGPIPLPTKIRKYTVLKSVHVNKKAREQFEIRMHARVIDIVSATPETVDSLMKLDLAPEVDVEVRSMDK
- a CDS encoding ATP-binding protein; protein product: MEILLQELYKIDINLDKFHFRKVYLEDLSYQINGITQSGKSKLVKNYLLSLKKNTYLYIDCDDTRIDVDKLNKTLSKFCNHNKIDTLVLDNYKENIKTPNVSQLIICCEEHFDIDFLTTLQLYPLDYEEFLAYEHKYDSTALNHFFQLGGFASMHKVNSDERSIFIQRALQYSLESMEFDILAFCAKMMAQKLSPYSIYERLKQTNKISKDKLYKSYESLCSKNYIHLLEKNNHPKATKKIYLCDISLKSALSLDKHFGRLFENMVYLELLKSGIECFYDDGIDFYIPSRDEVILCKPFADERRLFKKMEDIEAFIFSYSIKKVTAITMNIEGSVSHPFSKVEMLPFDIWALGD
- a CDS encoding 50S ribosomal protein L23, producing the protein MADITDIKSILYTEKTLGMQEDNVIVVSTSPRMTKTGLKEVFREYFGIVPSNINSLNQSGKVKRFRGVAGKQNDFKKFYVKLPEGAQIESLAV